The stretch of DNA TACCAATGCAACGAAAAGAAAGGAATTGACTATTGCTACCAATGTTCAAAGTTCCCATGCAGTAAGTTTAAAAAGTTTGCCAAAACTTGGGAGAAATATGGACAAGACTTGATTGTAAATCAAAGAGAGCTTAAAAGAAAAGCAGAAGGGGAAAGTGAATAATGGCTGTTGTAGTATAATCCCCTCACCCTCATATCTTTTTAACATATTAACCTAACAACATGGCTTACGATGAAAATTTAGCAGAACGAATAAGACAAGTTTTTAAACAAAAACGAATTTTCTTTACAGAAAAGAAAATGATGGGCGGACTCACATTCATGGTTGATGATAAGATGTGTGTAGGGTTAGAATCAAACAAATCGAGCAAAGCCTCAAGAATGATGGCTAGAGTTGGTGAATTTGCATATGAGGAGGCTCTTCAGAGGGAATATGCTTCAGAAATGACCTTTACAGGCCGACCCATGAAAGGGTTTATTCATGTTGATTCCTTAGGCTTAGATATGCAAGAAGATTTGGAAGAATGGATTCAACTATGTTTAGATTACAATCCTTTGGCTAAAAAGAGCCAAAAAAAGCTTAAGAAACAATAAATTAGGCCCATTACTTTTCTTAATTTTTCATGATTTCATTTGAATTAATAATAGAAAATTCTATTTTTATCCAAATTTAAAACCACTTATCATGAAATCAAGACTATTAACACTTATATTTGTAACTATTTTAATTTCAGCTTTTTCACAAGAAAAAAGGCATCAGTTTAATGCTGGATTCCAGTTAGGTCAGTACCAAAAAGACTTTGGAATAGGATTACAAGTTACCACACCATATTTCGCAAAGCAAAAAGTAGCGTTCAGATTACGAGGAAATTTAATGTTCAATGAGCATATTCACAAAAAAGAAACTACTTGGACTCCATATTCCAATTTATCTCTTGGCATAATTGGGGTTGCCGGAGAAATCAATGACAAAATAAGGTTATATGGAGAAGGTGGAGCGCTTTTTATCTTTCCTAGCACCGAATTATCCTCAGAACAAATGGAGTTTGGTGGATATGGATTATTTGGCTTTGAGTTTTTCATGAGTAATGGAAGCAATTATTTTATAGAAATTGGAGGTGTAGGAACCGGAGCTATAGCTGATAAGGTATTATACAAACCTATTTATTCTAATGGACTCATCATTAACACTGGATTTCGTTTCTTTTTCTAATTAAAAAAACGGAATTTCTTATCGAATCCTCCTCAAGAAACCTATTCTTGAAAACAATAACAAATCCGAATCGAGCTACATCTCGTATTTAATTATATTTGCCGCTTCATTTTTAAAAGAATACTATGATTTCAATTGATGGTTTGGCAGTAGAATTTGGTGGCACTACCCTATTTAAAGATATTTCGTTTGTGGTGAACGATAAAGATAGAATAGCATTAATGGGTAAGAATGGTGCTGGTAAATCTACCCTCCTCAAAATTATTGCTGGAGCTCAAACTCCAAGTCGTGGAAAGATTTCAGCGCCCAGAGATGCTGTGATTGCCTATCTTCCTCAGCATTTAATGACAGAGGATGACAGGACGGTTTTTGAGGAAGCAGCTCAAGCATTTTCTCAAGTTCAAAGTATGCAAAAGGAGTTGGACGAGTTAAACCAACAGCTAACCACTAGGACCGACTACGAATCGGAGGAATATTACGAAATCATAGAGAAAGTTTCTGATATCAGTGAGAAACTCTATAGTCAAGCTGAAATTAACTATGATGCTGAAATAGAGAAAACTTTATTAGGCTTGGGTTTTGTTCGTTCCGATTTTCAACGTCCTACCAGTGAATTTAGTGGAGGATGGCGAATGAGGATTGAGTTGGCTAAAATTCTATTACAAGACCCTGATTTAATTCTTCTGGATGAGCCTACCAATCATTTAGATATCGAATCGGTGCAATGGTTAGAAGATTTCCTCATCAATAGTGCAAAAGCAGTGATGATTATTTCTCACGATAGAATGTTTATCGACAGAATTACCACACGTACCATCGAAGTCACCATGGGAAGAATTTACGATTACAAAGTGAATTATTCTGCCTACCTGCAATTACGTCAAGAACGCAGAGAACAGCAGCAAAAACAATTTGACGAGCAACAAAAATTCATTGCAGAAACCCAAGTATTTATTGATAGATTTAGAGGAACCTACTCAAAAACACTACAAGTACAATCCAAAGTAAAAATGCTAGA from Lentimicrobium sp. L6 encodes:
- a CDS encoding DUF3795 domain-containing protein encodes the protein MKEKKKKKKYKGITPPCGIDCNGCPRFGREKNGCDGADKGCKHCKTIYQCNEKKGIDYCYQCSKFPCSKFKKFAKTWEKYGQDLIVNQRELKRKAEGESE
- a CDS encoding TfoX/Sxy family protein translates to MAYDENLAERIRQVFKQKRIFFTEKKMMGGLTFMVDDKMCVGLESNKSSKASRMMARVGEFAYEEALQREYASEMTFTGRPMKGFIHVDSLGLDMQEDLEEWIQLCLDYNPLAKKSQKKLKKQ
- a CDS encoding ABC-F family ATP-binding cassette domain-containing protein — protein: MISIDGLAVEFGGTTLFKDISFVVNDKDRIALMGKNGAGKSTLLKIIAGAQTPSRGKISAPRDAVIAYLPQHLMTEDDRTVFEEAAQAFSQVQSMQKELDELNQQLTTRTDYESEEYYEIIEKVSDISEKLYSQAEINYDAEIEKTLLGLGFVRSDFQRPTSEFSGGWRMRIELAKILLQDPDLILLDEPTNHLDIESVQWLEDFLINSAKAVMIISHDRMFIDRITTRTIEVTMGRIYDYKVNYSAYLQLRQERREQQQKQFDEQQKFIAETQVFIDRFRGTYSKTLQVQSKVKMLEKLKIVEVDEVDNSHLKLRFPPSPRSGNYPVMAEDLAKHYGEHTVFKDASFSITRGEKVAFVGKNGEGKSTLVKAIMNEIEHDGKLTIGHNIHIGYFAQNEASKLDENNSVFGTIDDVAKGDIRNKIKDILGAFMFGGDDWDKKVKILSGGEKTRLAMIKLLLEPVNLLILDEPTNHLDLKTKDILKQALMDYDGTLILVSHDRDFLDGMVSKIYEFGNKRVREHFEGIQEFLERKKMEHLRELEAGK